Proteins found in one Desulfatiglans sp. genomic segment:
- a CDS encoding nuclear transport factor 2 family protein, with protein sequence MENSELIARLAAKVEALEQKVQALEDIEAIKKLQRAYGYYLDKMMWDELVDCFAEDGSLELAQRGVYIGKKNIRRLMDLMPDSQNGIQYGLLMNHMNLQGIVTIDPGGKTAKGRWRMFAQVGKWKEKAFWAEGTYENTYVKEDGIWKAKSMHVYTTFMTPFDKGWGKEYENFIPKPDPNCPPDLPPTEVFGDYPNVYIPPFHYVHPVTGKKVDTRIKEKIK encoded by the coding sequence ATGGAAAATTCCGAATTGATAGCCAGGCTGGCAGCAAAGGTGGAGGCGCTTGAACAGAAGGTACAGGCGCTTGAAGATATAGAGGCCATTAAAAAACTCCAGAGGGCATACGGCTATTATCTGGATAAAATGATGTGGGATGAACTTGTTGATTGTTTTGCTGAGGACGGTTCTCTTGAGCTTGCCCAGAGAGGCGTTTACATAGGCAAAAAGAACATAAGGAGGTTGATGGACCTTATGCCTGACAGCCAGAATGGGATACAGTACGGGCTTCTCATGAACCACATGAACCTCCAGGGGATAGTAACCATTGATCCGGGCGGAAAGACAGCAAAGGGCAGGTGGCGCATGTTCGCCCAGGTAGGAAAATGGAAAGAGAAGGCATTCTGGGCTGAGGGCACATATGAAAATACCTATGTAAAGGAAGATGGCATATGGAAGGCCAAGTCCATGCATGTATATACAACCTTTATGACGCCCTTTGATAAAGGGTGGGGCAAGGAATATGAGAATTTTATCCCGAAGCCCGACCCGAACTGTCCGCCTGACCTGCCTCCAACTGAGGTATTCGGGGATTACCCGAATGTCTATATCCCGCCCTTTCACTATGTACACCCGGTTACAGGAAAAAAGGTGGATACAAGGATAAAGGAAAAGAT